One genomic region from Thermomicrobium sp. 4228-Ro encodes:
- a CDS encoding ABC transporter permease subunit, with protein MRWSRIRAIVRKDLTAIRRSRVVVVPLVLVPFIFFVAMPVALGLVARLVPVDRGDAQDLERLLRALPGTERERFQALEPSQQLAVLLFSYQFAPLLLIVPLATTMVIAADGIAGERERRTLEALLVTPIRDDELFLGKLLAAALPAILISWGGALVSALLASILSGVGPPLLPSLSWLIFAVLGGPAVTLLGLGVITLVSSRVRGMQEVSQVSGLVVIPIIGLVIAQSSGLVLLDWPLALLACAVVWALALALLSASRRLFRREALLRLG; from the coding sequence ATGCGGTGGTCACGCATCCGCGCCATCGTGCGGAAAGACCTCACGGCGATCCGGCGCAGCCGGGTCGTGGTGGTCCCCCTCGTGCTGGTACCGTTCATCTTTTTCGTCGCGATGCCGGTCGCGCTCGGCCTCGTCGCACGCCTGGTGCCGGTCGATCGAGGGGACGCACAGGATCTCGAGCGCCTGCTCCGCGCATTGCCCGGGACGGAGCGCGAGCGCTTCCAGGCACTCGAGCCCAGCCAGCAGCTGGCGGTACTCCTCTTCAGCTACCAGTTCGCGCCGCTGCTCCTGATCGTCCCGCTCGCGACGACGATGGTGATCGCCGCGGACGGGATCGCCGGCGAGCGCGAGCGGCGGACGCTCGAGGCACTGCTCGTGACACCGATACGCGACGACGAGCTCTTCCTCGGCAAACTTCTCGCGGCAGCGCTCCCGGCGATCCTGATCAGCTGGGGCGGAGCGCTCGTCTCGGCGCTGCTCGCTTCGATACTCAGCGGCGTCGGGCCACCGCTCTTGCCCAGCCTGTCCTGGCTCATCTTCGCTGTCCTCGGCGGGCCGGCTGTCACGCTCCTGGGTCTGGGAGTGATCACGCTCGTTTCCTCGCGGGTGCGCGGGATGCAAGAAGTCTCGCAGGTCAGTGGCCTGGTCGTCATCCCGATCATCGGACTCGTCATCGCGCAGTCGAGCGGCCTCGTCCTGCTCGACTGGCCGCTCGCGCTGCTCGCGTGCGCCGTCGTCTGGGCGCTCGCACTCGCTCTCTTGTCGGCGAGTCGCCGGTTGTTCCGTCGCGAAGCGCTGTTACGGCTCGGTTGA
- a CDS encoding HEPN domain-containing protein: protein MSVEKRRREAKRWLRQAEDDLEAAHALFVAGKYAQACFFAQQAAEKALKALWFAADLDPWGHSVYRLIVELPQPLRHELEPLQQAALALDKLYVPTRYPDALGELTPAEAYTRPEAERALVEAHAILDAVRSQLDR, encoded by the coding sequence ATGAGCGTGGAGAAGCGCCGGCGTGAGGCCAAACGCTGGCTCCGCCAGGCTGAGGACGATCTGGAGGCAGCGCACGCGCTCTTCGTGGCCGGCAAGTATGCCCAGGCCTGCTTCTTCGCCCAACAAGCTGCCGAGAAGGCGCTGAAGGCGCTCTGGTTCGCCGCTGATCTCGACCCCTGGGGACATTCGGTCTACCGGTTGATCGTCGAGCTTCCGCAACCGCTCCGCCACGAACTCGAACCCCTCCAGCAGGCAGCTCTGGCGCTCGACAAACTGTACGTACCGACCCGCTACCCGGATGCGCTCGGTGAGCTGACTCCTGCCGAGGCGTACACGCGCCCGGAGGCCGAACGAGCACTTGTCGAGGCGCATGCCATCCTGGATGCGGTCCGCAGTCAGCTCGACCGCTGA
- a CDS encoding ABC transporter ATP-binding protein encodes MTHAVIVVSGLERRFGETVALAGISFTVAAGEVVGLLGHNGAGKTTTIRSLLGLLAPHGGTVRVFGLEPTVDGERVRARTGVVGESPGLDERLTARELLRVFADLYDVPPALQRTRIPELLEQFGLTEAADRRVGTFSAGMRQRLALARCLLHDPELLLLDEPTTALDPVAAHQVRELIAERRREGRTILLATHNLDEAERLCDRVIILERGRVLVEGHPRELAAALGVPSRLTLEVEPLSSEQALAVLRGCGVVAQVEPQPGRLTVDRVTRRQVPELVAALVEAGVPVYGVTVQAPSLEDVYLALHQRATRR; translated from the coding sequence ATGACACACGCCGTCATCGTGGTGAGCGGGCTCGAACGGCGATTCGGGGAAACGGTCGCGCTCGCCGGGATCAGCTTCACGGTCGCGGCCGGTGAAGTCGTGGGACTCCTCGGTCACAACGGGGCAGGGAAGACGACCACCATCCGCTCGCTGCTGGGACTGCTCGCGCCGCACGGTGGCACGGTCCGCGTCTTCGGCCTGGAGCCGACGGTCGACGGCGAGCGTGTCCGGGCTCGCACCGGGGTGGTGGGTGAATCGCCCGGGCTCGACGAGCGGCTGACCGCTCGCGAGCTGCTGCGGGTCTTCGCCGATCTGTACGACGTTCCACCCGCGCTCCAGCGGACACGCATCCCGGAACTGCTGGAGCAGTTCGGGCTGACCGAGGCTGCCGACCGCCGGGTGGGAACGTTCAGCGCCGGGATGCGCCAGCGGTTGGCTTTGGCCCGCTGCCTGCTGCACGACCCGGAACTCCTGCTCCTCGACGAGCCGACGACGGCGCTCGATCCGGTGGCAGCACATCAGGTACGCGAGCTGATCGCCGAGCGACGACGCGAGGGGCGGACGATCCTCCTGGCGACGCACAACCTCGACGAGGCGGAGCGTCTCTGCGACCGGGTGATCATCCTGGAGCGCGGCCGGGTGCTGGTGGAAGGCCACCCGCGGGAACTCGCCGCTGCGCTCGGCGTTCCCAGCCGGCTCACGCTGGAGGTCGAGCCACTCTCGAGCGAACAGGCGCTGGCTGTGCTCCGCGGCTGTGGAGTGGTTGCCCAGGTCGAACCGCAACCCGGGCGGCTCACGGTCGACCGGGTGACGCGCCGGCAGGTCCCGGAACTCGTCGCGGCCCTGGTCGAGGCGGGTGTTCCCGTGTACGGCGTGACGGTGCAGGCACCGTCGCTGGAGGACGTCTACCTGGCGCTCCACCAGCGGGCTACCCGGAGGTGA
- a CDS encoding metallophosphoesterase family protein: MRWFRRTASRPTRSRLLFATDLHGADLVFRKLLNAALVYEANAVLIGGDLTGKVLVPLVRQPNGNWLASVDGAVDRLMSDAEAETYANDLAARGAYVLRCDPDSYAALEHDPSRRDAAFLALMRERLERWAALVQERLTPRGIRFLWNCGNDDPLELDPFLSELPGAEFLEGRAVPLFGRVWLASVGAANLTPWHCPRDVPEEELARRLDAVAAQIPPEDLPTAVFNVHCPPYGSGLDLAPRLDETLKPVVVGGVVETVPVGSTAVREAIERYQPQLGLHGHIHESRGAQRLGRTLCLNPGSEYQDGALRAAVIDFEGDTVRNYLLVSA, translated from the coding sequence ATGCGCTGGTTCCGCCGCACCGCCTCGCGTCCCACCCGCTCTCGCCTCCTCTTCGCGACCGACCTGCACGGAGCTGATCTCGTCTTTCGCAAGCTCCTGAACGCCGCGCTCGTCTACGAAGCGAACGCTGTCCTCATCGGTGGCGATCTGACCGGTAAGGTGCTCGTCCCACTCGTCCGCCAGCCCAATGGGAACTGGCTGGCCTCCGTCGATGGCGCGGTCGACCGCCTCATGAGCGATGCCGAGGCGGAGACCTACGCGAACGACCTCGCTGCGCGCGGTGCCTATGTCCTGCGCTGTGACCCGGATAGCTACGCCGCGCTCGAGCACGATCCGTCCCGTCGCGACGCGGCCTTTCTCGCACTGATGCGCGAGCGGCTCGAGCGATGGGCCGCACTCGTGCAGGAACGGCTGACGCCGCGCGGTATCCGCTTCCTCTGGAACTGCGGAAACGACGATCCCCTCGAACTCGACCCGTTCCTCAGCGAGCTTCCTGGGGCCGAGTTCCTCGAGGGTCGGGCCGTTCCGCTGTTCGGGCGAGTCTGGCTCGCCAGCGTGGGTGCGGCCAATCTGACCCCGTGGCACTGTCCCCGCGACGTGCCCGAAGAAGAGCTCGCTCGCCGTCTCGACGCGGTCGCTGCCCAGATCCCGCCGGAGGATCTTCCCACAGCGGTCTTCAATGTCCACTGCCCGCCGTACGGCAGCGGCCTCGACCTGGCGCCCCGTCTCGACGAGACGCTCAAGCCGGTCGTGGTCGGTGGGGTCGTCGAGACGGTACCGGTCGGCAGCACGGCGGTGCGGGAGGCGATCGAACGGTACCAGCCCCAGCTCGGCCTGCACGGCCACATCCACGAGTCACGCGGTGCGCAACGGCTCGGCCGGACCCTCTGTCTCAATCCCGGCAGCGAATACCAGGACGGTGCCTTGCGTGCCGCGGTCATCGACTTCGAGGGGGATACCGTGCGAAACTATCTCCTCGTGAGTGCCTGA
- a CDS encoding MFS transporter: MLRFERDRGYAWVIVATLALTETVSWGILYYGFAVFLVPMEREFGWSRASLTGAFSLALLVSGIAAPLVGRLLDRIGPRLPMTFGSFAATLLLLAWSRVTHLPAFYAVWAGLGLAMALVLYEPAFTTLAKWFAQRRRQAITALTLVGGLASVIFTPLNSWLIERFGWRSALVILAAALATTTVLPHALLLRPPPTEPAQRAPAAAGEARAALRTLTFWSLTTALTLAALVTVTVNVHLLPYLLGHGYSPAFAATVTGLVGLMQIPGRVLVAPLGRWVPDPILTTAVFLAQGSALLVLLFAGQQQAGVLAFVTLFGMANGMITIVRAARPAELFGSAAYGAIAGTMTVPVTLARAAAPLGAGALYTLLGRYEPVWWGLLALGALSAGAAAVAEAKARHPLRLARSTEP, translated from the coding sequence GTGCTCCGTTTCGAGCGTGATCGCGGCTATGCCTGGGTGATCGTCGCGACGCTCGCGCTGACCGAAACGGTCTCCTGGGGCATCCTCTACTACGGTTTCGCGGTGTTTCTCGTCCCCATGGAACGTGAATTCGGCTGGTCACGCGCCTCCTTGACCGGCGCCTTCTCGCTGGCGCTGCTCGTCTCCGGGATCGCCGCGCCGCTGGTCGGCCGGCTGCTCGATCGGATCGGTCCGCGACTGCCGATGACCTTCGGTTCGTTCGCCGCGACCCTGCTGCTCCTGGCCTGGTCACGAGTCACGCACCTGCCAGCCTTCTACGCCGTCTGGGCTGGACTCGGCCTGGCGATGGCGCTCGTCCTCTACGAACCAGCGTTCACGACCCTCGCCAAGTGGTTCGCGCAGCGTCGTCGCCAGGCGATCACCGCGCTCACGCTCGTCGGTGGTCTGGCCAGTGTCATCTTCACGCCGCTCAACAGCTGGCTCATCGAGCGGTTCGGCTGGCGCTCAGCCTTGGTCATCCTGGCTGCCGCACTCGCGACCACCACTGTCCTCCCTCATGCCCTGCTGCTGCGTCCGCCGCCCACCGAACCGGCCCAGCGAGCACCAGCGGCTGCTGGGGAAGCGCGGGCTGCGCTCCGCACGCTCACGTTCTGGTCGCTCACGACCGCGCTCACGCTCGCAGCACTCGTGACCGTCACCGTCAATGTCCACCTCCTCCCCTACCTCCTCGGACACGGCTACAGCCCGGCGTTCGCCGCCACCGTTACCGGGCTGGTCGGGCTGATGCAGATTCCCGGGCGCGTACTGGTCGCTCCGCTTGGCCGCTGGGTGCCCGATCCGATCCTGACGACTGCCGTCTTCCTCGCGCAGGGTAGCGCGTTGCTCGTGCTGCTCTTCGCCGGGCAGCAACAGGCCGGCGTACTCGCCTTCGTGACGCTCTTCGGCATGGCCAACGGCATGATCACCATCGTCCGTGCTGCCCGTCCGGCCGAACTCTTCGGCAGCGCGGCCTACGGTGCGATCGCCGGGACGATGACCGTGCCGGTGACGCTGGCCCGCGCCGCTGCCCCGCTCGGTGCTGGCGCGCTCTATACCCTGCTCGGCCGGTACGAGCCGGTCTGGTGGGGGCTCCTCGCCCTCGGGGCGCTCTCCGCCGGAGCTGCGGCGGTCGCTGAAGCGAAGGCGCGTCACCCACTGCGTCTCGCGCGCTCAACCGAGCCGTAA
- a CDS encoding ATP-binding cassette domain-containing protein, with translation MTAQQPCRPGAASRGETPVPYAIRAERFTYRYPPLLPSGEAPAALEELDFVVPTGQVVGLVGASGSGLTTLCLALAGIVPHETGGTVRGWLEVAGCETTSVSPLELAHRVGIVFEDPEANLIGLSVADEVAFALELVGLPPDEVSRRVTRALELVGLQEFRDRPAGQLSGGQKQRLALAVALARRPALLVLDQPATQLDPRGKQELLQALATLVASDGLTVVLAERDTDFLLPLVERVLGLAAGRLVLDAPPEVAFTDRSTLAQLGTAPPQLAELARALEDVPGCQPPPLFRAVDEAVAVLQRCSARAAAGGAIRTAEPDAPAPPAPPGASPLLCVERVRFRYDGGPEVLRGIDLVIAPGEIVALVGPNGSGKTTLARHVIGALRPTEGRVLVAGQDTRNRTVAELARSVGYVAQNPDHQLVRATPRAEIAFALQQLGLDAPTVARRTEETLVRFGLRAVAELPLPLLSRGQRQLVAIAATVAREPELLVLDEPTSALDENGRVLLAALLVEHAAAGGSVFLVSHDLRFVARCARRVVLLHDGVIRADGSPAAVLGDAELLRSCVLEPLPVTAVAHALALPPALEPADLVAALRGPAVRGTQQRQAVQPRYPDPSSRRTAATVHASGSTGALPFLARLDPRVKLALALGAAIPVLLWESPLPLLAGTLLLHLLLRSLGGFPWRRLGELWRALAPLLLLVLLLRPLFDRSGEPVLVAIGPVVLTVPAVLAALSAALRLVALALLALSWFATTSERALVQSLVRLGLPAGIGLALAIGLRFVPVFAQTFATAAEALQTRGWVIPERGMARLRALLPVLSVALAATFRQAQQLAWVLAVRGVGARGTRLRFGDLRLRRRDWVVLLAGLAVELAVLLLTLAGLGRSPLWPLG, from the coding sequence ATGACTGCCCAGCAGCCGTGTCGCCCTGGAGCGGCCAGCCGGGGCGAAACACCGGTTCCGTACGCGATCCGCGCCGAGCGGTTCACCTACCGGTATCCGCCGCTCCTTCCGTCTGGTGAAGCGCCTGCCGCGCTCGAGGAGCTGGACTTCGTTGTCCCCACTGGGCAGGTCGTCGGCCTCGTCGGTGCGAGTGGCAGTGGCCTCACGACGTTGTGTCTCGCGCTGGCTGGCATCGTGCCGCACGAGACCGGTGGCACGGTCCGCGGCTGGCTGGAAGTTGCTGGCTGCGAGACGACGAGCGTCAGCCCTCTGGAGCTCGCTCACCGGGTCGGCATCGTCTTCGAGGACCCGGAAGCGAACCTCATCGGCCTGAGCGTCGCCGACGAGGTCGCCTTCGCGCTCGAGCTGGTCGGCCTTCCACCGGACGAGGTGAGCCGTCGTGTCACCCGTGCCCTCGAGCTGGTCGGTCTCCAGGAGTTCCGTGACCGCCCAGCGGGCCAGCTCTCCGGTGGGCAGAAGCAGCGTCTGGCGCTGGCCGTCGCGCTGGCACGCCGACCGGCGTTGCTCGTCCTCGACCAGCCGGCGACGCAGCTCGACCCGCGCGGCAAGCAGGAGCTGCTCCAAGCCCTCGCAACGCTCGTTGCATCCGACGGGTTGACCGTCGTGCTGGCCGAGCGGGACACGGATTTCCTCCTGCCGCTCGTCGAACGCGTCCTCGGTCTGGCTGCTGGTCGGCTCGTGCTCGATGCACCACCGGAGGTCGCCTTCACCGATCGGTCGACATTGGCGCAGCTCGGCACCGCGCCGCCCCAACTGGCCGAGCTGGCTCGCGCTCTCGAAGACGTACCCGGCTGTCAGCCTCCGCCGCTCTTCCGCGCTGTCGACGAGGCGGTCGCGGTGCTGCAGCGGTGCAGCGCTCGGGCAGCCGCCGGGGGAGCCATCCGGACAGCTGAACCGGACGCTCCCGCTCCGCCTGCGCCTCCGGGAGCTTCGCCGCTGCTTTGCGTCGAGCGCGTGCGGTTCCGCTACGACGGTGGGCCCGAGGTTCTCCGCGGCATCGACCTCGTGATCGCCCCAGGCGAGATCGTGGCACTGGTCGGACCGAACGGTTCAGGGAAGACGACCCTCGCTCGGCACGTCATCGGTGCCTTGCGGCCGACCGAAGGCCGCGTGCTCGTGGCTGGGCAGGATACCCGGAACCGGACGGTCGCTGAGCTGGCCCGGAGCGTCGGCTATGTGGCGCAGAACCCCGATCACCAGCTCGTCCGCGCGACTCCGCGGGCCGAGATCGCCTTCGCGCTCCAGCAGCTGGGACTCGATGCACCGACTGTCGCCCGCCGCACGGAGGAAACGCTCGTACGCTTCGGACTCCGGGCCGTCGCCGAATTGCCGCTTCCCCTCCTCAGCCGCGGTCAACGGCAGTTGGTCGCCATCGCCGCAACAGTTGCCCGCGAGCCGGAACTCCTCGTCCTCGACGAGCCGACCAGTGCGCTGGACGAGAACGGGCGAGTGCTTCTCGCCGCTCTCCTCGTCGAGCACGCGGCGGCTGGCGGCAGCGTGTTCCTCGTCAGTCACGACCTCCGCTTCGTCGCCCGCTGTGCACGGCGAGTCGTCCTGCTGCATGACGGCGTGATCCGCGCCGATGGCTCGCCCGCTGCCGTGCTCGGCGATGCTGAACTCTTGCGTTCCTGCGTCCTCGAGCCGCTGCCCGTTACCGCGGTTGCCCACGCGCTCGCACTCCCGCCAGCGCTCGAGCCGGCCGACCTCGTCGCCGCGCTGCGTGGCCCAGCCGTGCGTGGGACGCAGCAGCGTCAGGCTGTGCAGCCCCGATATCCGGATCCGTCGTCCCGACGAACCGCTGCCACCGTGCACGCGTCGGGGAGCACCGGAGCGCTGCCGTTCCTCGCTCGGCTGGATCCGCGCGTCAAGCTGGCGCTCGCGCTCGGGGCCGCCATACCGGTACTGCTCTGGGAAAGTCCACTCCCCTTGCTCGCCGGTACCCTACTCCTGCACCTGCTGCTCCGCTCCCTGGGCGGCTTTCCGTGGCGTCGCCTCGGCGAGCTCTGGCGGGCACTCGCCCCGCTGCTCCTACTCGTGCTCCTCCTGCGACCCCTCTTCGACCGGAGCGGTGAACCGGTGCTCGTGGCTATCGGCCCGGTCGTGCTCACCGTCCCGGCGGTGCTCGCGGCATTGTCTGCAGCGCTCCGTCTCGTGGCGCTGGCGTTGCTTGCGTTAAGCTGGTTCGCGACGACCAGCGAGCGTGCGCTCGTCCAGAGCCTGGTGCGCCTGGGCCTGCCGGCCGGTATCGGGCTTGCGCTGGCGATCGGGCTCCGCTTCGTGCCAGTGTTCGCCCAGACCTTCGCGACAGCGGCCGAGGCGCTGCAGACGCGCGGCTGGGTCATACCGGAGCGTGGAATGGCGCGGCTACGGGCCTTGCTGCCGGTCCTCTCGGTCGCGCTGGCCGCCACGTTCCGGCAAGCGCAGCAGCTTGCCTGGGTCCTCGCCGTGCGCGGTGTGGGCGCGCGAGGCACCCGCTTGCGGTTCGGCGATCTCCGATTGCGGCGACGCGACTGGGTCGTGTTGCTCGCGGGTTTGGCCGTGGAATTGGCCGTGCTGCTCCTCACGCTCGCTGGTCTGGGGCGTTCTCCGCTCTGGCCCCTCGGATGA
- a CDS encoding nucleotidyltransferase domain-containing protein, with translation MSWGARIADETVEAWLAAAVERLVRELDPERILLFGSHARGTAGRRSDLDLIVVWDTQLEPLERIGRVLALLADAPRSVDVLVYTPAEFAERADLPFLRGVLREARVLYERGEAPA, from the coding sequence ATGTCCTGGGGTGCCCGGATAGCCGACGAAACGGTCGAGGCGTGGCTCGCAGCTGCGGTCGAGCGTCTCGTGCGTGAGCTCGATCCGGAGCGCATCCTGCTCTTCGGTTCTCATGCCCGGGGGACCGCCGGCCGACGTTCCGATCTCGACCTCATCGTCGTCTGGGACACTCAGCTCGAGCCGCTCGAGCGTATCGGACGCGTCCTCGCGCTCCTCGCTGACGCGCCGCGGTCGGTCGATGTCCTGGTCTATACTCCAGCCGAGTTCGCCGAGCGGGCGGACCTCCCCTTCCTGCGAGGTGTTCTGCGGGAGGCTCGTGTGCTGTATGAGCGTGGAGAAGCGCCGGCGTGA
- a CDS encoding nitrilase-related carbon-nitrogen hydrolase has translation MPRRYRVAAIQFEPELGAKERNRERLLALCTEAVRAGARLVVTPEMATTGYCWYDRAEIAPFVEPVPGPTTERFAALAREHACYLVVGLPEVDPRTGIFYNSAALIGPGGVLGVYRKTHSFISEPKWAKDGDHGLPVWETELGRLGILICMDADYFEPARLLALQGADVLCFPTNWLLEKGPGASWMARALENGCYLIAADRYGCERGVQFSGGSAIIAPDGTIQCRLDTGDGVVLGEVDLEPARADRSRLFGARRPEFYDTLTLNAYLWNPLEFHGLYGHRPLPPGRRSRVAVVQLQPLPGSLADNVARIDESLATLPRSVRLVVLPEYALTGVPHDASAAERLAVPLTDDLVATLRRLARRHRTLLAVGVLERLTAGCASTVLLVAPDGLLAHYRKVHVIGHERAFLLPGDAGPPVVDLPLGRVGVLAGTDLLFPEIVRVLALAGCDLIVAPAGPLLPPVRGLGPTAVPLPSPAVTGEDPTHFHLARVRAFENMTYVAYAALPEPDGTGWSGLFGPVPETRASEQLVEPRSTGLAWGVVDTTNLATRYPTNPVRAKDLLRMRRTDLYDLLQISPAASPLTITAGVVGGASGRAE, from the coding sequence GTGCCACGCCGCTATCGCGTCGCGGCGATCCAGTTCGAGCCGGAGTTGGGAGCGAAGGAGCGCAACCGCGAACGGTTGCTCGCGCTCTGCACCGAGGCTGTGCGCGCCGGTGCGCGCCTCGTCGTGACGCCCGAGATGGCGACCACCGGCTATTGCTGGTACGACCGGGCGGAAATCGCTCCTTTCGTCGAGCCGGTCCCTGGACCGACGACCGAGCGCTTCGCGGCGCTGGCACGCGAGCACGCATGCTACCTCGTCGTCGGCCTGCCCGAAGTCGATCCCCGCACCGGCATCTTCTACAACAGCGCTGCCCTCATCGGTCCGGGCGGGGTCCTCGGTGTCTATCGCAAGACGCACAGTTTCATCAGCGAACCGAAGTGGGCGAAGGACGGTGATCATGGTCTGCCGGTCTGGGAGACCGAGCTCGGGCGGCTCGGCATCCTCATCTGCATGGACGCCGATTACTTCGAGCCAGCTCGTCTCCTCGCCCTGCAGGGCGCCGACGTGCTCTGTTTCCCGACCAACTGGTTGCTCGAAAAGGGGCCCGGTGCGAGCTGGATGGCTCGAGCGCTCGAGAATGGCTGCTACCTCATCGCTGCCGACCGCTACGGCTGCGAGCGGGGTGTCCAGTTCTCCGGCGGTTCGGCGATCATCGCGCCGGACGGTACGATCCAGTGCCGGCTCGATACCGGCGACGGGGTCGTGCTCGGGGAGGTCGATCTCGAGCCGGCTCGCGCTGATCGTTCCCGCCTGTTCGGAGCGCGCCGTCCCGAGTTCTACGACACCCTGACGCTCAACGCCTATCTCTGGAACCCGCTCGAGTTCCACGGACTCTATGGCCACCGGCCGCTCCCACCCGGACGCCGGAGCCGCGTGGCTGTGGTGCAACTGCAACCGCTACCCGGTTCCCTCGCGGACAACGTCGCTCGGATCGACGAGTCGCTCGCGACGCTCCCGCGTAGCGTGCGGCTGGTCGTCCTTCCGGAGTACGCGCTCACCGGAGTCCCCCACGATGCCTCCGCGGCCGAGCGGCTGGCCGTCCCGCTCACCGACGACCTCGTCGCCACGCTCCGTCGCCTGGCGCGACGGCACCGGACGCTGCTCGCGGTCGGGGTGCTCGAGCGACTGACCGCTGGGTGTGCCTCGACTGTGCTGCTCGTTGCGCCGGACGGTCTCCTCGCGCACTATCGCAAGGTGCACGTCATCGGCCACGAGCGAGCGTTTCTGCTCCCCGGTGACGCCGGCCCGCCGGTCGTCGATCTCCCGCTCGGCCGGGTGGGTGTGCTCGCCGGCACCGACCTGCTCTTCCCGGAGATCGTGCGGGTGCTCGCGCTGGCAGGCTGCGATCTCATCGTTGCGCCAGCTGGCCCGCTCCTACCACCGGTGCGCGGGCTCGGCCCCACGGCCGTACCGCTGCCGTCCCCAGCCGTGACCGGCGAGGATCCGACGCACTTCCACCTCGCCCGCGTCCGCGCTTTCGAGAACATGACGTACGTCGCCTACGCGGCGTTGCCGGAACCCGATGGAACCGGTTGGAGCGGCCTGTTCGGCCCGGTGCCGGAGACGCGGGCGAGCGAACAGCTGGTCGAACCGAGATCGACTGGTCTCGCCTGGGGGGTGGTCGATACGACGAACCTCGCCACGCGCTATCCGACCAATCCGGTGCGTGCGAAAGATCTCCTGCGGATGCGGCGGACTGACCTCTACGACCTGTTGCAGATCTCCCCTGCTGCTTCGCCGCTGACGATCACGGCAGGGGTAGTTGGCGGAGCTTCGGGTCGCGCAGAGTGA
- a CDS encoding ECF transporter S component, whose product MVQRPDRERLVLTPLAIALSGVMIAVVFVATRFIQVPIPSGYIHLGDIAIYTGAFLFGPIVGGISGALGPMLADLTSGYGQYAPATFVLHGLQGFLAGWIGWRAGVWRMILATIIGGVIIVVGYFLWEIAVLRIGLATATANVPFNVWQVVSGAVGGIALTVLLRETFGVALARLVPSRFRREA is encoded by the coding sequence ATGGTGCAACGACCGGATCGAGAGCGTCTCGTGCTCACCCCGCTCGCGATCGCACTGAGCGGCGTGATGATCGCTGTCGTCTTCGTCGCCACGCGCTTCATCCAGGTGCCGATTCCGAGCGGTTACATCCATCTCGGCGATATCGCCATTTACACCGGCGCGTTCCTCTTTGGCCCGATCGTCGGTGGTATCAGCGGCGCGCTCGGCCCGATGCTGGCCGATCTGACGAGCGGCTACGGGCAATACGCACCAGCCACGTTCGTCCTGCACGGCCTGCAGGGCTTCCTGGCCGGTTGGATCGGCTGGCGGGCTGGCGTCTGGCGGATGATCCTGGCGACAATCATCGGCGGCGTCATCATCGTCGTCGGCTACTTCCTCTGGGAAATCGCCGTGCTCCGGATCGGTCTCGCTACCGCGACGGCCAACGTTCCGTTCAACGTGTGGCAGGTCGTGTCGGGTGCCGTCGGCGGGATCGCCCTGACGGTCTTGCTCCGCGAGACGTTCGGCGTCGCGCTCGCTCGTCTGGTACCGTCCCGCTTCCGCCGTGAAGCGTGA
- a CDS encoding arsenate reductase ArsC, whose protein sequence is MSARARPIRVLIVCTHNAARSQMAEALLRWMGGDAVEVHSSGTEPTQVHPLTVRVLEEIGVDASGLRAKSVEKFRGQAFDYVITVCDQARERCPYVPGGEQIHWSFPDPSAVEGSEEERLEAFRQVRDAIAQRLRLWLSVTLRDPKLRQLPLP, encoded by the coding sequence ATGAGCGCGCGAGCACGACCGATCCGGGTCTTGATCGTCTGCACACACAATGCTGCCCGATCCCAGATGGCCGAGGCACTCCTGCGCTGGATGGGTGGCGATGCCGTCGAAGTCCATTCGTCTGGTACGGAACCAACGCAGGTGCATCCGCTGACCGTTCGGGTTCTCGAAGAGATCGGCGTCGACGCGAGCGGGTTGCGGGCCAAATCGGTCGAGAAGTTCCGCGGGCAGGCGTTCGATTACGTGATCACTGTGTGCGATCAGGCTCGCGAGCGCTGTCCGTACGTTCCGGGCGGGGAGCAGATCCACTGGTCGTTTCCCGATCCGAGTGCGGTCGAGGGCAGCGAGGAGGAGCGACTGGAAGCGTTCCGGCAGGTTCGGGACGCCATCGCCCAGCGCCTGCGGCTGTGGCTGAGCGTCACTCTGCGCGACCCGAAGCTCCGCCAACTACCCCTGCCGTGA
- a CDS encoding iron chaperone, with protein sequence MSEGANEQDKGNRSRPRRAAPSAVKADGAALVTEKIAEMPEPWRAIAQRLDALIRSAAPELVPRLWYGMPAYAKDGKVVCFFRSPDRFDERYLTLGFNDAAHLDDGNMWPIAFAIVDLTPAEEERIVELVRRAVR encoded by the coding sequence ATGTCGGAAGGCGCGAACGAGCAGGACAAGGGTAACCGCTCGCGTCCTCGGCGAGCCGCGCCCTCGGCTGTGAAGGCCGACGGTGCAGCGCTCGTCACCGAGAAGATCGCCGAGATGCCCGAGCCGTGGCGGGCGATCGCCCAGCGGCTGGACGCGTTGATCCGCTCGGCGGCTCCCGAACTCGTACCGCGTCTCTGGTACGGGATGCCGGCCTACGCGAAGGACGGCAAGGTGGTCTGTTTCTTCCGCAGTCCCGATCGCTTCGACGAGCGCTACCTCACGCTCGGTTTCAACGACGCCGCGCACCTCGACGACGGCAACATGTGGCCGATCGCCTTCGCTATCGTCGATCTGACACCGGCCGAGGAGGAACGGATCGTCGAACTCGTGCGGCGTGCTGTGCGGTGA